One genomic window of Candidatus Pseudobacter hemicellulosilyticus includes the following:
- a CDS encoding TonB-dependent receptor: MKFTILFILLGMAQVQAKVHGQGSITLDLQQTSIEKVLNRIEKNGEFRFLYNYDLQSLRKKVSIKVERSSLSETLRKLFRDTDLAYKVLANNLVVVISTNAARQDIRITGKVTGPNNEPLPGVSVQVIGATTGTSTNNDGEYALTADPKATLRFSYIGYESKDVPVNGQNIVNAQLAASDKQMDQVVVVGYGAQRKGDITGAVATVRAADFNDRPIVNAAQALQGQAAGVNVMAPSGKPGWALAVSIRGNTSLNAVNDPLYVVDGVIVRNIDFLNPQDIESFSVLKDASSAAIYGASGANGVVLITTKKGASGQGKISISAYTGFSNFPKTMGVLDRQQYLDLMSELEYTDNNPGNTDWQKETFGTGREHSLQLALSGGNAGNRYYVSLGYQKQKGVVAPADYGRYSARVNLDSKVKEWLSFTTNINYARSEFVDVADNAGVARGGTILSALTSPPTIGIYNEDGTFTSNPNKGGWENPISAAFGPDQKSRDNRFIGNLTADARIIPGLNFRSNFGAEFQSTRWDYFLDPYRTDYGRSQKGYGKSTSTQRFVWLWENTLNYTKKFGEHNLTALAGTTIQESRWQETYGEGRDFPNAAVRTLNAAAIKLINRTNESEWAKRSYLGRVNYGYDDRYLLTANIRYDGSSRFPGDSRYGWFPSIAAAWRISNELFMGNQGLFSDLKLRVGWGKTGNDEGIGDYNYYPLFVPDGLGGIEFKNLPKPGLTWEKTDQTNIGLDMSFLNNRISIVLDGYIKKTTDLLVSVQPPPSSGFEPQVYNVGAIENKGFEFSVNALAVNTNLKWTINANFSTNRNRVTDLGEFTRTLSYAGVYERGDAIRVEKGRPLGAMYGYVSNGVDPATGMLVYEDLDKDGSITSEGDRTYIGNAQPDFIYGITNSFRFQQFELSFFLQGTQGNDLFNASRIELESMNDSKNQSTAVLDRWKTAGQLTSIPKAIKGSTENTQISSRYVEDGSYLRMRAITLSYAFRPTLLECWGLSRLNLYATAQNLFTITNYSGFDPEVSQFNNDRRQMGIDYGTYPQSRSFIFGVNVDF, translated from the coding sequence ATGAAGTTTACCATCCTTTTCATCCTGCTGGGTATGGCTCAGGTACAAGCCAAAGTACATGGGCAGGGAAGTATTACACTGGATCTCCAGCAAACCTCCATTGAGAAAGTGCTGAACAGGATAGAGAAGAACGGGGAGTTCCGTTTTCTCTATAACTACGACCTGCAATCGCTTCGTAAAAAGGTTTCCATCAAAGTGGAACGTTCTTCCCTTTCGGAAACCCTCCGGAAACTGTTCCGGGATACTGACCTGGCCTACAAAGTGCTGGCCAATAACCTGGTGGTGGTGATCTCCACCAATGCTGCCAGGCAGGATATCCGCATTACCGGGAAAGTGACAGGACCAAACAATGAACCACTACCCGGCGTATCCGTCCAGGTAATTGGCGCTACTACCGGCACCTCCACTAATAACGATGGTGAGTATGCGCTGACGGCTGATCCTAAAGCTACTTTGCGCTTCTCCTATATCGGTTATGAAAGCAAAGATGTACCTGTCAATGGCCAGAATATTGTGAATGCTCAGCTGGCCGCTTCTGATAAGCAGATGGATCAGGTGGTGGTAGTGGGTTATGGCGCCCAGCGTAAAGGGGATATCACCGGCGCCGTAGCTACCGTGCGGGCCGCTGATTTCAACGACCGGCCCATCGTCAATGCCGCCCAGGCCCTGCAGGGTCAGGCAGCCGGCGTCAACGTAATGGCTCCCTCCGGTAAACCAGGCTGGGCGCTGGCGGTGAGCATTCGCGGTAATACCTCGCTCAACGCTGTAAACGATCCGCTCTATGTGGTGGATGGTGTCATTGTCCGCAATATTGATTTTCTCAACCCACAGGATATTGAAAGTTTCTCGGTACTCAAAGACGCCTCCTCGGCCGCTATCTATGGCGCCAGCGGCGCTAACGGTGTAGTGCTGATCACTACCAAGAAAGGGGCGTCCGGCCAGGGAAAGATCAGCATATCGGCCTATACCGGCTTCTCTAATTTCCCTAAGACCATGGGCGTACTGGACCGTCAGCAATACCTGGACCTTATGTCGGAACTGGAATATACCGATAACAATCCCGGGAATACCGACTGGCAGAAAGAAACCTTCGGCACCGGCCGGGAGCATAGCCTGCAACTGGCGCTTTCCGGTGGCAATGCCGGCAACCGCTATTATGTATCGCTGGGTTACCAGAAACAAAAAGGCGTGGTGGCCCCGGCCGATTATGGCCGGTACTCAGCCCGGGTAAACCTGGACAGCAAAGTGAAAGAATGGCTGAGCTTTACCACCAATATCAACTATGCCCGTTCTGAATTTGTGGATGTGGCCGATAATGCCGGCGTAGCCCGGGGCGGAACTATCCTGTCGGCCCTGACCTCTCCGCCTACCATCGGCATTTACAATGAGGACGGCACTTTCACCTCCAATCCCAACAAAGGCGGTTGGGAGAACCCCATTTCCGCGGCATTTGGGCCCGATCAGAAAAGCAGGGACAACCGCTTCATCGGTAACCTGACAGCTGATGCACGCATCATCCCCGGTCTGAACTTTCGCTCCAATTTTGGTGCAGAGTTCCAGAGCACCCGCTGGGATTATTTCCTGGACCCCTATCGTACGGACTATGGCAGATCCCAGAAAGGATATGGGAAATCCACATCCACCCAGCGTTTTGTCTGGCTCTGGGAAAATACCCTCAACTATACCAAAAAATTTGGTGAGCATAACCTGACGGCATTGGCTGGTACTACTATCCAGGAATCCCGCTGGCAGGAGACCTATGGCGAAGGAAGGGACTTCCCCAATGCCGCTGTCCGCACGCTCAATGCGGCGGCCATTAAACTGATCAACCGCACCAATGAATCCGAATGGGCCAAAAGATCTTACCTGGGCCGGGTGAACTATGGCTATGATGATCGCTACCTGCTCACCGCCAATATCCGGTACGACGGTTCTTCCCGTTTCCCCGGTGATAGCCGCTATGGCTGGTTCCCCAGTATTGCCGCCGCCTGGCGCATCAGCAATGAATTGTTCATGGGCAACCAGGGCCTGTTCTCCGACCTGAAACTGCGGGTGGGCTGGGGTAAGACCGGTAACGATGAAGGCATCGGTGATTATAACTACTATCCGCTCTTTGTGCCCGACGGGCTGGGCGGTATTGAGTTCAAGAACCTGCCCAAACCCGGTCTCACCTGGGAAAAAACAGACCAGACCAATATCGGCCTGGACATGTCCTTCCTCAATAACCGCATCAGTATTGTGCTGGATGGCTATATCAAAAAGACCACCGATCTGCTGGTCAGCGTACAGCCGCCACCCTCTTCCGGGTTTGAGCCACAGGTATACAATGTAGGCGCTATTGAGAACAAGGGCTTTGAATTTTCTGTCAATGCGCTGGCCGTAAATACCAACCTGAAATGGACTATCAACGCCAATTTCTCTACCAACCGCAACCGGGTCACAGATCTCGGTGAGTTCACCCGCACGCTCAGCTATGCCGGCGTGTATGAACGCGGTGATGCTATCCGCGTAGAGAAAGGCAGGCCGCTGGGCGCTATGTATGGTTATGTGTCCAATGGCGTAGACCCGGCCACCGGTATGCTGGTCTATGAAGACCTGGACAAAGATGGTTCCATCACTTCCGAGGGGGACAGGACCTATATTGGCAATGCACAGCCCGATTTTATTTACGGGATCACCAACAGCTTCCGCTTTCAGCAGTTTGAGCTGAGCTTTTTCCTCCAGGGCACGCAGGGCAATGACCTGTTCAATGCCTCCCGCATTGAGCTGGAAAGCATGAACGATTCCAAGAACCAGAGTACGGCTGTGCTGGACCGCTGGAAAACAGCCGGCCAGCTGACCAGTATTCCCAAAGCCATCAAAGGCTCTACGGAAAATACACAGATATCTTCCCGCTATGTGGAAGATGGTTCCTATCTGCGCATGCGGGCCATTACCCTCAGCTATGCTTTCCGTCCCACCCTGCTGGAATGCTGGGGGCTCAGCCGGCTGAACCTGTACGCCACTGCGCAGAACCTGTTCACCATTACCAATTACAGCGGCTTTGATCCGGAAGTGAGCCAGTTCAATAATGACCGCCGGCAGATGGGGATTGACTATGGTACCTATCCGCAGTCGAGGTCGTTCATCTTTGGGGTCAACGTGGATTTTTAA
- a CDS encoding RagB/SusD family nutrient uptake outer membrane protein: protein MKRITLYTCMTVLFLGQSCTKDFLDREPISDALPTELNAESLLTGAYNGLYDEYYTSDFMAGSDVRSDNAYAGGDNPNIFQIEQFKENAVNQVVQRDWEYLYKNIKNVNVILNYVPDMEDSRLSAERKDEILGEAATLRAWHYFNLVRLWGSVPIVIKAPDNVASTFESKKPVEEVYQQIIADLEYALPKVRTEVPDKGVVSKGVVNALLAKVYAQKPNPDWAKVNTYCDAVTALGYNLAGDYAALFQVSGENSVEAIWETQFDGVQHENWIVGMMTPWMWGDWKKFYIPTHDLANAFDAAGDAVRKVVSIKRENTSWTDDFWPQPVALVSKYPEAKVNTHRLRYADILLLKAEALVEANQLDDALEIINERIRQRVGLGPRTAADQAAARQVVWQERRLELAFEGHRWYDLLRTGTAVATMNAQKDGDGNLLGYAVTENKLYFPIPQNEVDRNPNINK from the coding sequence ATGAAACGAATTACGTTATATACCTGCATGACGGTCCTGTTCCTGGGCCAGTCCTGCACCAAAGACTTCCTGGACAGGGAGCCCATCTCCGATGCCCTGCCTACGGAACTGAATGCTGAATCGCTGTTGACCGGCGCCTATAACGGGTTGTATGATGAATACTATACCTCCGATTTTATGGCGGGGTCAGATGTCCGCTCGGACAATGCCTATGCCGGCGGGGACAACCCCAATATTTTCCAGATTGAACAGTTCAAGGAAAACGCCGTGAACCAGGTGGTGCAGCGCGATTGGGAATACCTCTACAAGAACATCAAGAATGTGAACGTGATCCTCAACTATGTCCCGGATATGGAGGACAGCAGGCTGTCGGCAGAACGGAAGGATGAGATCCTCGGCGAAGCCGCCACCCTGCGCGCCTGGCATTATTTTAACCTGGTGCGTTTATGGGGATCAGTGCCCATTGTCATCAAAGCGCCGGATAATGTGGCCAGTACTTTTGAATCCAAAAAACCAGTGGAAGAAGTATACCAGCAGATCATCGCTGACCTGGAATATGCCCTGCCCAAAGTACGGACCGAAGTGCCCGATAAAGGCGTAGTGTCCAAAGGTGTGGTCAATGCCCTGCTGGCTAAAGTATATGCCCAGAAACCCAATCCCGACTGGGCCAAAGTAAATACTTACTGTGATGCCGTGACGGCGCTGGGCTATAACCTGGCAGGTGATTATGCGGCCCTTTTCCAGGTGTCCGGGGAAAACAGCGTGGAAGCTATCTGGGAAACCCAGTTTGATGGGGTACAGCATGAGAACTGGATCGTGGGCATGATGACGCCCTGGATGTGGGGCGACTGGAAGAAATTCTATATCCCCACCCATGACCTGGCCAATGCTTTTGATGCGGCAGGCGATGCTGTCCGTAAAGTAGTCAGCATTAAAAGAGAAAACACTTCCTGGACCGATGATTTCTGGCCACAGCCGGTAGCCCTGGTGAGCAAATACCCTGAGGCCAAGGTCAATACGCACCGCCTTCGCTATGCGGATATCCTGCTGCTGAAAGCAGAAGCGCTGGTGGAAGCCAATCAGCTGGATGACGCCCTGGAGATCATCAATGAACGGATCCGCCAGCGGGTAGGTCTTGGTCCCAGGACTGCCGCCGATCAGGCTGCCGCCCGCCAGGTGGTCTGGCAGGAACGCAGGCTGGAACTGGCTTTTGAAGGCCATCGCTGGTATGATCTGCTGCGCACCGGGACGGCTGTGGCTACCATGAACGCGCAGAAAGACGGGGACGGGAACCTGTTGGGGTATGCTGTTACGGAGAATAAATTGTATTTTCCAATACCACAAAACGAAGTGGACAGAAACCCGAACATCAATAAATAA
- a CDS encoding glycoside hydrolase family 30 protein, producing MKQSILISSILLLLTACHEQVNKEISAKLADTASFSAGGKTALVYTTADTANYRLSITDSVSFGAFGQPLETQPCVFVDPARTFQELLGIGGALTDASAETFARLPKEQQAAFLQAYFDPAKGIGYSLARTNIHSCDFSSGSYTYVADNDSALASFSVDHDKQFRIPFIKQAIAAAGGSLTLFASPWSPPAWMKDNNNMLFGGKLKPEHRQAWANYYAKFIRAYEAEGIPVWGLSIQNEPMARQIWESCIFTAEEERDFLKEYLGPTLEKEGLGAKKIIAWDHNRDLLYQRASTLLEDPAAAKYAWGIGYHWYETWTGGEPQFDNLRRVQEAFPETNLLFTEGCNGPFNRNELGLWKWGEIYGRNMINDFNNGTVGWTDWNILLDETGGPNHVKNFCFAPVHADTKTGELIYMNAYYYIGHLSKFVRPGARRVAASASRSELLTTAFLNKDGQLAVVVMNQSDKRLPYRLWIAGQAAELVSLPHSIVTVVL from the coding sequence ATGAAACAGTCCATCCTGATCAGCTCCATCCTGCTCCTGCTCACGGCCTGTCACGAGCAGGTGAACAAAGAGATCTCCGCCAAACTGGCCGATACGGCCAGTTTTTCTGCCGGTGGCAAAACCGCCCTGGTATATACCACAGCAGATACTGCCAATTATCGGTTGTCTATTACTGATAGTGTCAGCTTTGGCGCTTTTGGCCAGCCATTGGAAACCCAGCCCTGTGTATTTGTAGATCCGGCCAGGACCTTCCAGGAATTGCTGGGTATTGGCGGCGCCCTCACAGATGCTTCGGCGGAGACCTTTGCCAGACTGCCCAAAGAACAGCAGGCCGCTTTCCTGCAGGCCTATTTTGATCCGGCCAAAGGGATCGGTTATTCACTGGCCCGTACCAATATCCATAGCTGCGATTTTTCCAGTGGCAGTTATACGTATGTAGCGGACAATGATTCTGCGCTGGCCTCCTTTAGTGTGGACCACGACAAACAATTCCGGATACCCTTCATCAAACAGGCCATTGCTGCGGCCGGCGGATCCCTCACTTTGTTCGCCAGCCCCTGGAGCCCACCGGCCTGGATGAAGGACAATAACAATATGCTGTTTGGCGGTAAACTGAAACCCGAACACCGCCAGGCCTGGGCCAATTACTATGCAAAGTTCATCCGGGCCTATGAAGCCGAAGGCATACCGGTATGGGGCCTCAGTATCCAGAACGAACCCATGGCCCGCCAGATCTGGGAGTCCTGCATTTTTACAGCAGAAGAGGAAAGGGATTTCCTGAAAGAATACCTGGGCCCCACTTTGGAGAAAGAAGGCCTGGGAGCGAAGAAGATCATTGCCTGGGACCATAACCGCGATCTGCTGTACCAGCGCGCCAGTACCCTGCTGGAGGATCCTGCCGCAGCTAAATATGCCTGGGGCATCGGGTATCACTGGTACGAGACCTGGACCGGCGGCGAACCCCAGTTCGATAACCTGCGCCGGGTGCAGGAGGCTTTCCCGGAAACCAACCTGCTATTCACCGAAGGCTGCAATGGTCCTTTCAACAGGAATGAGCTGGGCCTTTGGAAATGGGGCGAGATCTATGGGCGGAATATGATCAATGATTTCAACAACGGCACGGTGGGCTGGACAGACTGGAATATCCTGCTGGATGAAACCGGCGGACCTAACCATGTGAAGAATTTCTGTTTTGCGCCGGTGCATGCGGATACAAAGACCGGTGAGCTGATCTATATGAATGCCTATTACTATATCGGTCACCTGTCTAAGTTTGTGCGGCCGGGCGCCCGGCGTGTGGCGGCTTCCGCCAGCCGGAGTGAACTGCTGACCACGGCTTTCCTCAATAAGGACGGCCAGCTGGCGGTGGTTGTGATGAACCAGAGTGACAAGCGGCTGCCCTACCGGTTATGGATTGCCGGGCAGGCGGCGGAGCTGGTGAGCCTGCCGCATTCCATAGTGACCGTGGTATTATAA
- the paaK gene encoding phenylacetate-CoA oxygenase/reductase subunit PaaK, with the protein MATHFHPLTIADIRKETAECISLVFHVPEALKETYRFKQGQNLTLKMLINGEELRRSYSICSSPSDNELRIAIKKMDNGRFSSWANSALHKGDTLEVLPPSGKFFTDLDPAHQKQYLAFAAGSGITPILSIIKTTLATEPGSSFTLIYGNRNRGSIIFKEQLEAIKNRYMDRFVVHHILSREKTDAPVNHGRISLEKCQELNQKLIDIRQMDEIFLCGPEEMIFSVRDWLELEGISKKKVHFELFTTPGQKNAGQQANTDSTIASGPSSEITVKLDGISFDFKLPFNGDSILDAALKQGADLPFACKGGVCATCRARLLEGKVDMDINYALETDEIEQGFILTCQSHPRTEKVIVDFDAR; encoded by the coding sequence GTGGCAACGCATTTTCATCCTCTAACGATTGCAGACATCAGAAAAGAAACCGCTGAATGTATCTCCCTGGTGTTCCATGTGCCGGAAGCACTCAAAGAGACCTACCGGTTCAAACAGGGTCAGAACCTTACCCTGAAAATGCTGATCAACGGCGAAGAGCTGCGGCGCTCCTATTCCATCTGCAGCAGCCCTTCTGACAATGAACTGCGTATTGCCATCAAAAAAATGGATAACGGCCGCTTTTCCTCCTGGGCCAATTCCGCCCTGCATAAAGGCGATACCCTGGAAGTGCTGCCACCCTCCGGTAAGTTCTTTACGGACCTGGACCCTGCTCACCAGAAGCAATACCTGGCCTTTGCCGCAGGCAGCGGTATTACTCCTATCCTTTCTATTATCAAGACCACCCTGGCCACCGAGCCCGGAAGCAGCTTCACGCTGATCTATGGCAACCGCAACCGCGGCTCCATCATTTTCAAGGAACAGCTGGAAGCCATCAAGAACCGGTATATGGACCGCTTTGTGGTACATCATATCCTCAGCCGGGAAAAAACAGACGCCCCTGTCAACCATGGTCGCATTTCCCTGGAAAAATGCCAGGAGCTCAACCAGAAACTGATCGATATCCGGCAGATGGACGAGATCTTCCTCTGCGGCCCTGAAGAAATGATCTTCAGCGTGCGCGACTGGCTGGAGCTGGAAGGTATCTCCAAAAAGAAAGTACATTTTGAGCTATTCACCACGCCGGGACAGAAAAACGCCGGCCAGCAGGCAAATACCGACTCTACCATTGCCAGCGGCCCCAGCAGCGAGATCACGGTCAAACTGGATGGCATCAGCTTCGATTTTAAATTACCGTTCAACGGGGACTCCATCCTGGACGCCGCCCTCAAACAGGGCGCCGACCTGCCCTTCGCCTGTAAAGGCGGGGTTTGCGCCACCTGCCGCGCCAGGCTCCTGGAAGGCAAAGTGGATATGGATATCAACTATGCCCTGGAAACCGATGAAATTGAACAGGGTTTTATCCTCACCTGCCAGTCCCACCCCCGCACAGAGAAAGTGATCGTGGATTTTGACGCACGGTAA
- a CDS encoding TetR/AcrR family transcriptional regulator has product MAKIKSNRTSTRKEMIVAKAAQLFREKGYSATSMRDLAEHVGVEAASLYNHISSKAEILQDICFRVATRFVLFIEEVDASNKASIDKIEQILRFHIRQMIENYEEVYVSDREWKHLTDPYLSNMQSQRRAYRQRMGLIIEEGVRKGEIKAIDATTAVLIMLHAVSGIESWHRSKRKIDGDRLEENMVQILVGGLKKQ; this is encoded by the coding sequence ATGGCAAAAATTAAAAGTAACCGGACAAGCACACGCAAGGAAATGATCGTGGCCAAAGCTGCCCAGTTGTTCCGTGAAAAAGGGTATAGCGCAACCTCCATGCGCGACCTGGCTGAGCATGTAGGCGTAGAAGCCGCCAGCCTGTATAACCATATCAGCTCCAAAGCAGAGATCCTCCAGGATATCTGTTTCCGGGTAGCTACCCGGTTCGTTTTGTTCATTGAAGAGGTAGATGCCAGCAACAAAGCTTCCATTGACAAAATTGAACAGATCCTTCGCTTCCATATCCGCCAGATGATTGAGAACTATGAAGAAGTTTATGTAAGCGACCGCGAGTGGAAACACCTGACAGATCCTTATCTGTCCAATATGCAGAGCCAGCGCCGTGCCTACCGCCAGCGTATGGGACTGATCATTGAGGAAGGCGTCCGCAAGGGCGAGATCAAAGCCATTGATGCCACCACCGCCGTACTCATCATGCTGCACGCCGTCAGCGGCATTGAATCCTGGCACCGCAGTAAAAGAAAGATTGACGGCGACCGCCTGGAAGAAAATATGGTACAGATCCTGGTAGGCGGCCTGAAAAAACAATAG
- a CDS encoding PfkB family carbohydrate kinase, giving the protein MSLIVVGTMAFDAIETPFGKVNQIIGGSATYVAYAASNFVQPIKQVSIVGYDFPKQEMEALAKRGVELEGVEVVPDKKSFFWSGRYHLDMNTRDTLVTDLNVLLDFDPKLPASYLDAEFLMLGNLHPATQKKVIEQMPQRPKLIIMDTMNFWMESAMPELEEVLKMVDVLMINDSEARQLSAQFSLVKAAKSILAMGPKYLIIKKGEHGALLFHEDKVFFAPALPLEDVFDPTGAGDTFAGGFAGHIARTKDISFDNMKTAIIVGSAMASFCVQKFGPERLKELNREDIEGRIQQFVNLVNFDIELV; this is encoded by the coding sequence ATGTCATTGATCGTTGTAGGCACCATGGCCTTTGATGCAATAGAAACACCTTTCGGCAAAGTGAACCAGATCATTGGAGGCTCTGCCACCTATGTAGCCTATGCTGCCAGTAATTTTGTGCAGCCTATTAAACAGGTATCCATAGTAGGGTATGATTTTCCCAAACAGGAAATGGAAGCACTGGCCAAAAGGGGCGTGGAACTGGAAGGCGTGGAAGTGGTGCCCGACAAAAAATCATTTTTCTGGAGTGGCCGTTACCACCTGGATATGAATACCCGGGATACGCTGGTGACCGATCTGAACGTATTGCTTGATTTTGATCCCAAGCTGCCGGCTTCTTACCTGGATGCGGAATTCCTGATGCTGGGCAACCTGCATCCTGCCACCCAGAAAAAAGTGATTGAGCAAATGCCGCAGCGGCCCAAGCTGATCATCATGGATACCATGAACTTCTGGATGGAATCCGCTATGCCGGAACTGGAAGAAGTGCTGAAAATGGTAGACGTGCTGATGATCAATGACAGCGAAGCCCGTCAGCTGAGCGCACAGTTTTCCCTGGTGAAGGCTGCCAAGAGCATTCTGGCCATGGGACCTAAATACCTGATCATTAAAAAAGGGGAACATGGCGCCCTGTTGTTCCATGAAGACAAGGTGTTCTTTGCTCCTGCCCTGCCCCTGGAAGATGTATTTGATCCCACCGGCGCCGGCGATACTTTTGCCGGAGGGTTTGCAGGACATATTGCCCGCACAAAAGATATCTCCTTCGATAATATGAAAACGGCCATCATTGTAGGTTCTGCCATGGCTTCTTTCTGTGTACAGAAATTTGGCCCTGAGCGCCTGAAAGAACTGAACCGCGAAGACATTGAAGGCCGTATCCAGCAGTTTGTGAACCTGGTGAATTTTGATATTGAGCTGGTATAG
- a CDS encoding type II toxin-antitoxin system HicB family antitoxin, whose product MKNIEYAIILYWNKKDTCFVAELPEFPGCTARGKTYREALDKAETVLIQWMETAHALGRPIPLPQGKPVCLY is encoded by the coding sequence ATGAAAAACATTGAATATGCCATCATCCTTTATTGGAATAAAAAAGACACCTGTTTTGTTGCCGAGCTGCCGGAATTTCCCGGTTGCACGGCCAGGGGAAAGACCTACCGGGAAGCGCTTGATAAAGCAGAAACAGTATTGATCCAGTGGATGGAAACAGCTCATGCGCTGGGCCGGCCGATCCCGCTGCCACAGGGAAAGCCTGTCTGCCTGTATTGA